ggtgaaagttttctccaacatatcatgatcagtaatattatcaccacataattttaattgagAAATAATTctaaacatagcagaattatactcactgatagatttaaaatcttgtagccttagatgagtccaatcataacgtgcctgtggaagaacgaccatcttcaggtggtcatatctatctttcaaattattccacaatatgactggatctttaatagtgagatattccattttcaggccctcatcaaggtgatggcgtaggaatatcattgctttggcacggtcttggttcgATGCCTGATTATTATCcatgatggtgtctgccagacccatcgcatcaagatgaatttcagcatcaagcacccaagacatgtagcttttgtctgatatatccagggctacaaattcaagtttagaaagatttgacattatttaggaaaagaaagttatTACCTCAGAtagtttcaaaatatttgctcgagatggtagagcttcgtgctgataacgtgttataaaacaaagactgtaaagtaaagacaagtatagagagaaactgatatattattcgaactcaaactgatgtacataatgaactgaaatctcttctatttatagaagaaaggaagctgctctgtaagctgctacaacaaactgctgtgtaagctgctacaacaagctgcagtgtaagttactataagctgctgtgtaagctgctgctgtaccagatatggataatcttctactgagagcaatatttatccataactgagtactgaaaagataagcttattatacccggtatggataatcttctaccgggggtaatgtttattcataactgggtactgaaaagataagcttattatacccggtatggataaacttctactaggggtaatgtttatccataaccgggtaccgaagtgataagcttcttcaggaagcttatacTTAACGCATTAGCTACAACACTGCACGGGTCGATACGCACAGCGCCTAGTATCCATCGTTTACGGCTAGGACTACTGGGGTATCTAATCCCATTCGCTCCCCTAGCTTTCGTCTCTCAGTGTCAGTGTCGGCCCATCGAAGAAGGGAATTGAGGTAAGGCTGGCATAAGAGAATGGAGTTACTGAGCTaatatttccaatatagtactaaataaataaacatatttacggtggaatcccatatggataagcttcttcaggaagcttatttacaacggagtactaaatgaacatccataatataatatatttataacagttATGTTAATTAGTTACGTTCACAATCGTCCAAAATTTGCTAGAAATGATCATATTAATATTGGCGGCAAATTTATAATGTCAACAGATAAAATGTGCAGAGAACTTTTAAAGTTCGAGAATTTATAGAAAAGAGGCTAAATATATAGAACAAATTAGATATTAAGGATATATATATTGCTAGGggtggcaatttgagcccaaactcATCTAACCAGCCCAACTCGTCCAAAGATTAATGGGTTGGGTTACAAACATTTTAGCTCATGGGTCAATTTGGGCTGAGTCTAAGTTAACCCATTATATCTTATAGCTCATTCTGACCCATTAAGCAGCTCAAATACAACtcatgaaactcacccaaaacaaaAGATATTTCAACCCAacttatatataaatttatttagcTGCCCcaactttactttttttttgtatttttaattttatgttcttttgtttttctgcaccatCCACCCACCCAGCCCCCcctcaaaaaaaaatttaacttttttttttgtattttcaattttctgtttttttttttgcaccaCCCACCTCCTCCCTTAAAACATGGGTCAAGTTGagcgggttgggttatgacccATTGTTTAGCACATCTTGACCCAACCCATCTTAGCCCAAGTCCACTTTGGGCTGGGTTGGGCAATGACCCATTTATTGACTTAACTCATCTTGACCCGCCCAAATTCAGCCCAACCCGCCCATTTGCCATCCCTATATATTGCCCACCCGAACTAATTTTCTAGCTTGAGAAAGATGGCTTCCCGATCGAGCATATAAGTATTCAGCGATCAGAAAATAAGTTACTCTTCACTTTTAGTACATAAAAAGTGGTAGCTAGCTTCGTATGCATGCATTGCATGCACACAGCACACAAACAGATTACATTATTaaaaagcataaagattacaaaACATAAGAGTACATAACATGCCTCACTTATTTACTACTACTACTAAACAATACTGGAAGTAGAAACAGTAGTGTACTTCCATTTGAGGAGGCGATAGTTTTTACATAATTTTAGGGCAACCATTTCTTCAAGCTGCAGCCTCAACAGGACAAATCATTTTGTCCTCGCGGCAGTATTCCATGCAGCACTTGAACCTCTTCTCATCTGCATCATCAACAGATAAATAAAACAGGTGAAGAGAGGCATATTAGAGAAAGATCATTTGACCCTTTTATGCTACTATTAATATTGAATAACAAAGATATAAAGCCTATAAAATTCTACAGAGAACCTGGTGAGAACAAAATTAAGTAAAATGTTGGGTGTGCGAACAAAATCTCACATCGGTAGCTGAAAAGATTGAGAGATGGATCTTTTAATGATGTAGGACCTTTTGCAAAATACCGTGCATGCTTGATCCAAAGCAGACAATATAATATCATGTTAATAGTATTCGCAGGCCGTTTTAGCCCAACATAAAACTGTATTCTTTCTAACACCTTAATTATACTAATCTTTTAAATGAGATGGTAAGGCAATACTTCAATATGATACCAAAGACATATATAAACTAGCTAGGCTCGAGTTCACTGCCATCCATGATCTGTGTTTGACCCATGAAAAGGAATAAGACAAGCACATGAGGAAGCAAGCTAAAGACACAATTAAATAATTGATTTCTATAACAGTTTAAAGTGTTATAAATATGATTGGTAACACAATTtatgagagggagagagagagagatataaaTATACCATAATTCAACAGGAACTCAGAGCAGTAGCCAAGGGCACATCCAACATCATACTGGTTGTATGCAGTCTCACCAATTATGCCCTTAGTTTCAGCAATATTGGCCGCATCTTGGTCACGGCACTTTAAATAACATTGAGCAGCACAAATGGATGCTTGTACAGGTGGCAACCCCCTACATCCAAATAAACATTTTACTAAGCAGAAAGGGCTAATAGTAGAGTTATCTTCAGTTGTTTTAATTTCATGATTAGCAGCCATTAAATGCTCCGAAAACAGAAGCATTGCAAGCATCACTACTGCAAGCACTTTCTCAACCTTCCCTGCCATTGATATGCTTATCTCAAGGTTTTAATTAGTTATATTGTGTTTTCTTATTTGTTGATGCAAAAACGAGGACCTCTTAGGAGCTATTTATAGTGGACCTCTTAGCATAAGAAAGGGGAAGTCACACATTTCTCCCCATCACGTGCCTCCATCCCTTCTGCACTAGCTATTTGCAAACGTCATGAAACACCACGTAAGCAATCATGACCTCATGCCAACAAATTTAAGATCACGTAAACTTCAATTATGACATATTATAGCAGACTATATATAAATCTTGGATATAATTTCGTTTTCTTTCAAACAGGCACCCCTTTCGCACATTTCTCCCCATCACGTGCCTTCATCTCTTCTCCACTAAGAAATATTAGGTCGCGGTTATTAAATTCTTAGGTTCAGCTAGTATCATCTCATGCTGTTCAACCACATAAGAAATCTCAAAGTCATTTATTAAGAGGTTATATATTATGAACAATAAAAATATCACTAGTATTCTTAATAATTTTAGttttgttatgaatagtttgtacattggatactactttggatactacattggatactacattggatgctacattggatgcccatgttgtgaataacttaaagattaaatttcctattttatgtccatcatctttactttttatgcctataaaaggccatgtaattgcaatgaaaaattacaccaaagtgaaagaagaaaacacttctccattctctctatctcttcttgtttacattttactgcattgcttttattttataacacgttatcagcacgaagctctaattttattcttaactcccgctaagttgagccatattttattaaggtatgtatcattataatcattttatttatggcagTATATATCATATTCTCAttgtttgcagattacttgtgcgcttgggcatcttaaatagtttaagtatattgcagtgataaaataactatttcctttcgtgctcaactcttagaggacctcaaagtcatcaaactagctatgcactaatgtcatacttataatattcatggactccctagatcaaaacatatctttaaggcattttaaagaactgtgagaaataaattgacaagcaataattttatagtttaattactttatatttattggaacatataaataatgttagtcacgttcagttctattaacacatatatatcaataatataaagtgaaatgaaacaagtatgtaatttctactttatggcaagaataagatgaaatagtagattgttaacatgatatagctctattttcatttcttttaccttaatcgttttgttttcattaattattataattatttctctaacttattcatcttttatgatagttttcactatgtcaaatttatcaaaacttgaatttgtggcacttgacatcaccgggaggaactatttatcatgggttcttgatgctgaaattcacttTGACgttaaaggtcttggaaatactattatacaaagaaatgaagcatcaaatcaggataaagcgaaggccatgattttccttcgtcatcatctacatgaagggttaaaaactaaatatttaatcgtaaaagatccacttgaattatggattaatttgaaggatcgatatgaccacctaaaacttacggtattaccgaaagctcggtatgagtggatacatttaaggttgcaagactttaaaatcgtaagtgagtataattctgccatctttaaagtaagttctcttttaaaattatgtggagacactatcacagatgaggacttattggaaaaaatattttctacttttcacgcttcaaatgtggtgctacaacaacaataccgtgaaaaaggttttaagaaatattctgagttaatcacatgcctacttgtggttgagcagaataatactctattaatgaaaaatcatgaagctcgtcccactgggtcagctccatttccggaagtgaatgctgtagcaacatatgataagtttgaaagaaaacaaaataataaccgtggtcgtggacatggtcgtaaacgtggatgtggcagggggcgaaacaattatcgtcattatggtggaaataaattggagaacaataagggttctcaaattaatcattcaaaaggtaaagctagtatgtgtcaccgatgtggtatgagaggtcattgggcacgcatttgtcgtacgccagaacattttgtcaaactttatcaagcctccctcaagaaaaaagaaaataatgttgaGGTACACTTgccctttcaaaataatgatgatgaagcaggtccctcaaataaatatgattctaaggcacatcttgcatataaagatgatgattttgaaggcctaacaaatattactcaatTAGAAGTTggggacttctttgaggatattgacagaagaactaatcatcttactggggaatgaagctataaaagttgttatgtttatgtttgcaactagtttatttttcttgagtgtattttcctaatgcatcatgtgttgctagtttctacatttctaatgtatttcttaatggaTACCTCCAAGggatggtattaaacatatattcagatacctctaagggaccattgatatgggtttattttattcaaatgaatccaagcatcattgattggttatgcagatgcaggatatttgtctgatccacacaaaggtcgatctcagacaggctatttatttacaagtggaggtacaaccatatcatggcgttcgataaaacaaactatggttgctacttcttcaaatcatgcagagataatagccattcacaaagcaagtcgagaatgcgtttggttaagatctataactcaacacattcagcaaacatgtggtctttcttcgaaagagaatattccaacaatattgtatgaagacaatgctgcatgcatagctcaattgaaaggaggatatgaagaatatgaaaattccccagtcttcagttggactcaagattaataaagatgatatatgtcttctggatagttctacaacacacactattttaaaagataagagatatttctcttatttggtaatgaaagaagcaaatgttaatacaatatccggtagtacaagattaattgaaggttctggaataaccaatttattactaccaggaggaataAATTTGGCTATTggtgaagcactatattgtaataaatctcaaagaaacttattaagtttcaaagatattcgccaaaatggctatcatattgagactacaaatgatgaaaagattgaatatctttatattactacaataatgtccgataagaaatatgtgcttgaaatgttacctgctctttcctccggcttatactacacaagtattagcaggattgaaacacatgccgtagtaaacgagaagtttactaatcaagataattttattatttggcatgaccggttgggccatcctggttctaatatgatgcgtaaaataattgagaattcacatggacatgcaatgaagaatcagaagattcttcaatttaaggaattctcttatGCTgcgtgttctcaaggaaaattaattattagaccatcaactattaaagttaggatggaatcctctgcatttctggaacgtatacagggtgatatatgtgggctcattcaccctccatgtggaccattcaaatattatatggttttggtagatgcatctacaagatggtcacatgtgcgcttactatcaactcgcaatatggcatttgcgagattgttggctcaaataataaagctaagagcacaatttccagattatgcaattaagacaattcgtcttgataatgccggtgagtttacatcccaagcctttaatgattattgtatttcaactgggataacaattgaacattcggttgctcatgttcatacacaaaatggtctagcagaatcattgatcaaacgcctccaattaattgctagaccaatgcttatgagaacaaaacttcttatttcagtatggggtcatgctattttgcacgcagcagcacttgtgcggataaggcccacaagttatcataaagtttCCCCATTGCAATTtacttttggtcaggagccaaatatttcccatcttaggatctttggttgtgcgatatatgttccagtTTCTCCACCACAagtcctcaaagaaggttggggatatatgttggatatgaatctccttctattataaaatatctagagtcGATGattggagatttatttacggcaagattttctgattgccattttaatgaatcagtatatccaacattagggggagaaaataagcagctgaaaaagaagatagattggaatgcattatcactgtctcatttagatcctcgaacaaatcaatgtgaacaagaggttcaaaagattattcatttacaaaatattgcaaatcaattgccagatgtactcactaacctaccaagggtgactaagtcacgtattccagctgctaatgctccaattcgagttgatatcccgacagaacaattaattaaagcaattgactctaagccatgcttgaaacgtggtagaccaatcggttctaaagataaaaatcctcgaagaagaaaaggagcaagtgatcaaagtgaacataacacagaggtagtggctcaagaagagccccaaggtgtaacaaatgataagaccttaggggaggtccaggtacctaaaaataatgaaaatgaagagatatcaataagttacgtctcaaccgggaaaagatgaaccgaaataatattgttatcgataacatttttgcttataatgttgatgttgaaataatgcaacaagatgaggatcttgaaccaaaatctgtcaatgaatgtagacagagaaatgattggccaaaatggaaagacgttatccaggcagagttaacttcacttagaaaacgtgaagtcttcggacccatagttcgaacacctgaaggcataaagccagtagggtataaatgggtttttgtgcgaaaacgaaatgataaaaatgaagtcgttagatataaagcacgacttgtggcacaagggtttttccaaaggcctggaattgattatatggagacatattctcctgtagtggatgctatcacctttaggtatctcataaatatggtagtacaagaaaaacttgatatgcatctaatggatgttgttacagcctatttgtatggatcattagacaacgaaatttttatgaaagtacctgagggatttaaagtgccagaagcatataaaaattttcgagaaacttgttcaataaagcttcagaaatctttatacggattgaaacaatcaggacgtatgtggtacaatcgcctgagtgaatacctattgaaagaagggtacaagaatgatccaatttgtccctgtgtctttataaaaaggtctggatctgaatttgttataatcgccgtgtatgttgatgatttaaatatcattggaactcctggggagcttccaaaaacagtagactgtttgaagaaagaatttgaaatgaaagatcttggaaagacaaaattttgtcttggtctacaaattgagtatatgaaagatggaatatttgtccatcaatcgacatatactgaaaagattttaaagcgattctatatgtataaagcacatccattgagtaccccgatggttgtgagatcacttgatataaagaaagatccattccgacctcatgaaaatgatgaagagcttcttggtgccgaagtaccatatcttagtgcaattggggcattaatgtatcttgctaataatttccgaccagatatagctttctcagtaagcttattggcaagatttagtacttcgccaacacaaagacactggaatggtattaaacatatattcagatacctccaagggaccattgatatgggtttattttattcaaatgaatccaagcatcattgattggttatgcagatgcaggatatttgtctgatccacacaaaggtcaatctcagacaggctatttatttacaagtagAGGTACAACCATATCATGGTGTTAGataaaacaaactatggttgctacttcttcaaatcatgcagagataatagccattcacgaagcaagtcgagaatgcgtttggttaagatctataactcaacacattcagcaaacatgtggtctttcttcgaaagagaatattccaacaatattgtatgaagacaatgctgcatgcatagctcaattgaaaggaggatatatcaaaggagatagaacaaaacacatttcaccgaaattctttttcactcatgatcttcagaagaatggtgaaatagatgtacaacaagttcgttcaagtgataatttggctgatctgttcactaaggcattaccaacctcaatatttgaaaagctgatatataagattggaatgcgtcatcttcgagacattaagtgatttttcatcggggggggggggggagtaactacacgctgcactcttttccttaaccaaggttttgtcccactgggttttcctggtaaggtttttaatgaggcagcaagcaatgcatattataaataactatgtacatcccaatattttttttgtaagtttttaatgaggcacattatcttacatggacatccaagggggagtgttatgaatagtttgtacattggatactactttggatactacattggatgctacattggatgtccatgttgtgaataacttaaagattaaatttcctattttatgtccatcatctttactttttatacctataaaaggccatgtaattgcaacgaaaaattacaccaaagtgaaagaagaaaacacttctacATTCTCtgtatctcttcttatttacattttactgcattgcttttattttataacacgtttaCCTTTTTTGACTTAATTCTAGTAATGTCACGTTCAAGGCTGTTCTCCAACTGCTTCAAACGCCAAAGAGCTTAAGCCAGATGCCTGTTCGTGGATGGAATATAAGTTTAATGTTATAACTATTACTAGAAAACAACGGAATTTAATTTCAACAAACCATGTTTCTTTGAAATGGTCATACCATGTAAAGTTATGTCTTCACCGACAGCTTTATTATTTATTAGGTCGCGGCCTCGCGgtaattaaatattatagaaGGGATAAAATGGCAACATTCTATTggttaaagaaggaaaaacagttttaaagaaatactaaaatatgaaaaatggaggAGAAAAAGAGGTAAATGGGATCCACTTAAATTTTCCTTTCTtgctttctttgttcttttcccaTTCTTCTCGTTTCTTTGGGTGTTTGGTacgatgaaaaatatttttgatgttttccaaatattttttagtatttgattatagagtagaaaatatattttagaaaaataatttttaatgttATTCTCCTCACCTTTTGTTTCAAGTTTTCATGTTTTCTGTGCTCCCCCATCCCCACCCAAATGTCCAATATTTTCAGAATTTTATTTTCTcgaagaatttaattattctttaaTAAATTAACATgcttctttacttttttttttacacaaaaataatgttaaaatttttgcgaaataaaagaaaatatttgttttacatcataaaagaaatgaaagaaaatattttttttatatcgtgaaaagaaaatactcattttgttaaaatgaaaaacaatATTTTTCTACGTCACAAAAATACTGGAATGAAAGAGGTTTTTTTCACCAACCCACCTCACACCCCCCACACCCACCCACCCAACCCCTATCCCACGCCTTTCCACCCCATCCCTCTCtccaaaaaggtttttttttttttcaaatttcaatgtTTTTTCCGTCACCACCCACCCTGCTACCCCTTCCCCAGGCaagaaaattatttcttttttactttttttttgtaatttcaaattgctattttttttaattttctgcaccacccaccccacCCCGCCAAACCCCATCACTCCCCCTCCCCTTCCccgggaaaaaaatatttttttatatattttcaattttagttttttcatctttcgatttacaggttcgaaattttacaagttcaaaagttatgagttcggaggtttatgtgtttggaagttattttccttaatttgcgtaccaaacaccggaaaataaacaagattactacttgttttccgagaaaatatttttttgaaaaatattttccacgaaaaatattttcctttataccAAACACAACCTTAATATTGTGTCTCGGCATTTAAaaataagaagtcagtatgataTAAACATCCTAAGAGTAGGTATATACGATGTGTCTttaatttcttgctcaagtaccAATCTAATTTCTACGCATCTTTAATTGTAACGAATGTCCCGAATGTCCCTCAGAGAATTATGTGTACAAAGAACTACATGTGTGTGTACGTGTGGTGGTAATAGATTAGCAAACACCAGGTTCAAAGTGTATTTTGGGTACTCTAAAGCATATATTCAATCTGATGATGAAAttattgatactcctactatatGATTTGGTAACATTTTACTGAAAACCAGGAGGAAAAAACAACAAATTCAGAAATGATTTTCTGAaatttgtatacggtcgaaattggAGAGCTCGATATCAAAGACTTGATCATACCCCGAGCTCGAGTTCAAGAAGCTCGAATTAAGAATCGAGCCTGACCGAGATGTGCGCACCTTGAGAAGCAAATTGGAGACTCGTCATGATCTCCCTCGAGGGAAGTACAATTTTGATGACACTCAAGAAAGGGCAGAAATTTCTCAAGAATACGTGGATCAGGGCATAAATTATGGTATAAGATTTGTACGAAATAGTACGAGTCcgtactaggttgttatacagttgtaccaatagaattctttaccatAATAGTAAATGTACCATATTAGAGTTTTCCCCTCCTggataaaggggaccccaatcatgtGTAAAgtgttagaatatactataagtcatgcgtattgttatagtattctttatgaataattatttatttacttgtttaaattcaataaagtttcattttaaatagatcatgtgttggtttgtgcgtccattgcttacatagtagatgatttagtgtatagagtttagcttatacacggaagattaaatcatcggttcttgtaagacataaaagttaatgttcacaatctaatgatggaattggacaaatcatcgaaatgattgtagcacaagattaaatataatttatcttgattatgggaatggtttaattccagcTTCCtatgctagtacattttgtatgtattgaacggatcaagtagagatgagtattttatactgactttata
Above is a window of Nicotiana tabacum cultivar K326 chromosome 8, ASM71507v2, whole genome shotgun sequence DNA encoding:
- the LOC142162625 gene encoding uncharacterized protein LOC142162625 — translated: MAGKVEKVLAVVMLAMLLFSEHLMAANHEIKTTEDNSTISPFCLVKCLFGCRGLPPVQASICAAQCYLKCRDQDAANIAETKGIIGETAYNQYDVGCALGYCSEFLLNYDEKRFKCCMEYCREDKMICPVEAAA